One window from the genome of Carcharodon carcharias isolate sCarCar2 chromosome 9, sCarCar2.pri, whole genome shotgun sequence encodes:
- the LOC121281914 gene encoding pepsin A-like, whose amino-acid sequence MKWLLITLACIQLSECLLYRVPLFKGKSARDVLQEKGLLEDFLKNHPYDPCSKFEQPLALDTNEPMINYLDLSYYGTISIGNPPQSFTVIFDTGSSNLWVPSVYCSEKSCMVHKRFNPKLSSTYPSKHQGVSIQYGTGAMTGILGYDTVRIANIAIHGQEFGLSETEPGGFFSHVKFDGILGMGFPSLAASGATTVFSNMMSQKLVDEPLFSVYLTRQQGQSGSEILFGGIDSSHYTGQIHWVPVTRDAYWQILIDRVTINGEVVACSGGCPAIVDTGTSLLVGPSTPIDNIQQGIGATPTYYGMYNINCNNLQNMPDVVFTINGVDFPLPAQAYTLQVCYWTAMGSCSSGFGVTGGYLWILGDVFIGEYYSIFDSGNNRVGLAKAV is encoded by the exons ATGAAGTGGCTGCTCATCACTCTCGCTTGCATTCAGCTCTCTGAATGTC TTCTTTACAGAGTGCCCTTGTTTAAGGGCAAATCTGCCCGTGACGTCCTTCAGGAGAAAGGGTTGCTGGAAGACTTCCTGAAGAATCATCCATATGATCCCTGCTCAAAGTTTGAACAACCCTTAGCTCTGGATACAAATGAACCAATGATTAACTACTTGGAT TTGTCATACTATGGAACAATCAGCATTGGGAATCCACCACAGAGCTTCACCGTCATCTTTGACACTGGCTCATCCAATCTCTGGGTCCCATCAGTTTACTGTTCTGAAAAATCATGCA TGGTGCATAAAAGATTCAACCCCAAATTGTCATCAACCTATCCTTCAAAACACCAGGGTGTATCTATCCAGTATGGTACAGGTGCCATGACAGGAATACTGGGATATGACACTGTCAGA ATTGCAAACATTGCTATTCATGGTCAGGAATTTGGTTTAAGTGAAACTGAACCTGGTGGTTTCTTTTCCCATGTTAAATTTGATGGAATTTTGGGCATGGGCTTTCCATCTCTTGCAGCATCAGGAGCCACAACTGTATTTAGTAACATGATGTCTCAGAAACTGGTGGATGAGCCTCTCTTCTCTGTGTACCTAACAAG ACAGCAAGGTCAGTCCGGCAGTGAAATCCTATTTGGTGGAATTGATTCAAGTCACTACACAGGCCAAATTCACTGGGTTCCTGTCACTCGTGATGCCTACTGGCAAATCCTCATTGACAG GGTGACAATCAATGGTGAGGTTGTGGCCTGCAGTGGAGGTTGTCCTGCCATTGTTGATACTGGCACCTCTCTTCTTGTTGGTCCCAGTACACCCATTGACAATATCCAGCAGGGCATTGGAGCAACTCCAACTTACTATGGAATG TACAACATAAACTGTAACAATCTGCAGAACATGCCTGATGTGGTCTTCACAATCAATGGAGTGGACTTCCCTCTCCCCGCACAAGCTTACACGTTACAGGTGTGTTATTGGACAGCAATGGG AAGCTGCTCCAGTGGATTTGGCGTTACCGGTGGATACCTCTGGATCCTGGGAGATGTGTTCATTGGGGAATATTATTCCATTTTTGACAGTGGGAACAATCGTGTGGGTTTGGCTAAGGCTGTCTAA